A genomic stretch from Bacteroidales bacterium includes:
- a CDS encoding Hpt domain-containing protein, with protein MLDKAIFASNYEIFDKEIVREIIDIYITEYPDRMSKLEELINLGDLDQIYKAAHSLKGVTANFFDKESEDLARTIEEKGRAGDSNGLKDLFVKLKASTDKLVVELETLKKDYS; from the coding sequence ATGTTAGACAAAGCCATTTTTGCTTCGAACTACGAAATCTTTGATAAAGAAATTGTGCGCGAAATTATTGATATTTATATTACAGAATATCCCGATAGGATGTCAAAACTCGAAGAATTAATTAATCTGGGTGATTTAGATCAAATTTACAAAGCGGCTCATAGTTTAAAAGGTGTTACTGCAAATTTCTTTGACAAAGAGTCTGAAGATCTTGCACGTACTATTGAAGAAAAAGGACGTGCCGGCGATAGTAACGGACTTAAAGATCTTTTTGTAAAACTCAAAGCTTCTACCGACAAGCTCGTTGTTGAGTTAGAAACTCTTAAAAAAGACTACTCTTAA
- the recA gene encoding recombinase RecA, with amino-acid sequence MAKSNNEQDIKKEKLKALQLTLDKIEKSYGKGAVMKMGDSAVVPIASISTGSLGLDTALGIGGLPRGRVVEIYGPESSGKTTLAIHAIAEAQKAGGIAAFIDAEHAFDRFYAESLGVDVENLLISQPDNGEQALEITENLIRSGAIDIIVIDSVAALTPRSEIEGEMGDSKMGLHARLMSQALRKLTGTINKTGATCIFINQLREKIGVMFGNPETTTGGNALKFYASIRLDIRKIAVLKDKDNVIGTRVRVKVVKNKVAPPFRQAEFEIMFGKGISKMGEIVDLGVDYDIVKKAGSWFSYGDTKLGQGRDAVKALLLDNPELAEELETKIKAAMKA; translated from the coding sequence ATGGCAAAATCAAATAATGAGCAAGATATAAAGAAAGAAAAGCTGAAAGCACTTCAGCTTACCTTAGATAAAATTGAAAAATCCTACGGAAAAGGAGCTGTTATGAAAATGGGAGATTCTGCTGTTGTACCCATTGCTTCTATTTCAACCGGTTCTTTAGGCTTAGATACTGCTTTAGGAATTGGTGGACTTCCTCGTGGTCGTGTGGTTGAGATTTACGGACCGGAGTCGTCGGGTAAAACAACTTTGGCTATTCATGCCATTGCCGAAGCTCAGAAAGCCGGCGGTATTGCGGCTTTTATAGATGCTGAGCATGCTTTCGATCGCTTTTATGCTGAGAGTTTAGGCGTTGATGTTGAGAACCTTTTGATTTCTCAACCCGATAATGGTGAGCAAGCTTTGGAAATTACTGAAAATTTAATCCGTTCCGGAGCTATTGATATTATTGTGATTGATTCTGTTGCAGCCCTAACTCCACGATCTGAGATTGAAGGAGAGATGGGTGACTCAAAAATGGGCTTACATGCGCGTTTAATGTCGCAAGCCCTACGTAAGCTTACAGGAACTATCAATAAAACCGGGGCTACCTGTATTTTCATTAATCAGCTGCGTGAGAAAATTGGTGTTATGTTTGGCAACCCCGAAACAACTACAGGTGGAAATGCTCTTAAGTTCTATGCCAGTATTCGTTTAGATATTCGTAAGATAGCTGTTCTTAAAGATAAAGATAATGTTATTGGAACACGCGTTCGTGTTAAAGTTGTTAAGAATAAAGTAGCGCCACCATTCCGTCAGGCTGAATTTGAAATTATGTTCGGTAAAGGAATTTCTAAAATGGGCGAAATTGTTGATTTAGGTGTGGATTACGACATAGTGAAAAAAGCAGGTAGCTGGTTTAGTTATGGTGATACAAAACTTGGTCAGGGGAGAGATGCTGTAAAAGCATTATTGCTTGATAATCCTGAATTAGCCGAAGAGTTAGAAACAAAAATTAAAGCCGCAATGAAGGCTTAG
- the bcp gene encoding thioredoxin-dependent thiol peroxidase, whose product MKVGDQSPDFKGVDQDEKEVKLSDFKGKKLVLYFYPKASTPGCTAESCNFRDNYQSLIEKGFAVVGVSADSVKRQKNFAEKNTLPFPLIADEDKEIIKAFGCWGPKKLYGREYEGIYRKTFLIDENGVIELIIEKVKTKAATEQLLVALESKK is encoded by the coding sequence TTGAAAGTTGGAGACCAATCGCCTGATTTTAAAGGTGTTGATCAGGATGAAAAAGAAGTTAAGCTAAGCGATTTTAAAGGTAAAAAGCTAGTGCTGTACTTTTATCCAAAGGCTAGTACCCCCGGATGTACAGCAGAATCTTGCAATTTTAGAGATAATTATCAAAGCTTGATTGAAAAAGGATTTGCTGTTGTTGGTGTGAGTGCAGATAGCGTTAAAAGACAAAAGAATTTTGCCGAGAAAAATACATTACCTTTTCCATTAATCGCCGATGAGGATAAGGAGATTATCAAGGCATTTGGCTGTTGGGGACCTAAGAAATTGTATGGAAGAGAATACGAAGGTATTTATCGGAAAACCTTTCTTATTGATGAAAATGGAGTTATTGAATTAATTATAGAAAAAGTAAAAACCAAGGCAGCTACTGAACAATTGCTAGTAGCTTTAGAATCTAAAAAATAA
- a CDS encoding MmcQ/YjbR family DNA-binding protein — protein MNIEDLRIYCLSKQATTESFPFDDVTLVLKVMNKMFALISLDGELRISLKCDPEYAIELREKYSAIIPGFHLNKKLWNTITIDGSIPKKLIKKLIDHSYNLITESLPKKLKQEFENM, from the coding sequence ATGAATATTGAAGATTTACGCATTTATTGTTTAAGCAAACAGGCTACTACAGAGAGCTTTCCTTTTGATGATGTAACTCTTGTTTTAAAAGTTATGAATAAAATGTTTGCACTAATAAGCTTAGATGGAGAATTAAGAATTAGCTTAAAATGTGATCCGGAATATGCCATTGAGCTTAGAGAAAAATATTCAGCTATAATACCTGGTTTTCACTTAAACAAAAAACTCTGGAATACAATAACTATTGACGGTTCTATTCCTAAGAAACTTATTAAAAAATTAATTGATCATTCCTATAATTTAATTACAGAATCGCTACCAAAAAAACTGAAACAGGAATTTGAAAATATGTAA
- a CDS encoding O-acetylhomoserine aminocarboxypropyltransferase/cysteine synthase, giving the protein MKYLKQSSKAIHIGHDTTSTQSSRAVPIYQTSSYVFKSTDHAANLFSLKESGYIYTRLNNPTNDILEQRLAAVEEGIGAAVFASGTAAISTTLLSLLKTKDHIVSSSSLYGGTYNLLETTLKRYGIETTFVDADIIENFQKAIKPQTKIIFIESLGNPKLDVLDIEAIAKVANANHIPLIVDNTVASPALLNPIKYGANIVIHSLTKFIGGQGTSLGGAVIDAGTFDWTNGKFPEFTEPSKGYHGLIYTEALGNAAFIAKLRLEGLRDFGGSLSPLSAFQLIQGLETLTVRIKQHSINALEIAQWLETKEEVAWVNYPGLKSNKYYRLAKKYLPKGQSGIVTFGLKGGFEAAKKFTDSTSLFSLLANIGDTKSLIIHPASTTHQQLTEEQQLSTGVSQDLIRLSIGLEDVEDIKADIEQALKKTK; this is encoded by the coding sequence ATGAAATATTTAAAACAATCTAGCAAAGCAATACATATAGGACATGATACAACATCAACGCAAAGTAGCCGCGCAGTTCCTATTTATCAAACAAGTTCTTATGTATTTAAAAGTACTGATCATGCCGCCAATTTATTCTCATTAAAAGAATCCGGATATATCTATACACGACTTAACAATCCAACCAATGATATTCTGGAACAGAGACTTGCAGCGGTTGAAGAAGGAATTGGGGCTGCTGTTTTCGCTTCAGGAACTGCTGCTATTTCTACCACCTTATTAAGCCTTTTAAAAACCAAAGATCATATTGTCTCCTCAAGTAGTTTATACGGCGGAACATACAATTTGCTTGAGACTACTTTAAAGAGATATGGTATTGAAACTACCTTTGTAGATGCTGATATTATTGAAAATTTCCAAAAAGCTATAAAGCCTCAAACCAAAATCATATTTATAGAGTCTCTGGGCAATCCCAAATTAGATGTTTTGGATATAGAGGCAATTGCAAAAGTAGCCAACGCAAATCATATTCCTTTAATTGTTGATAATACCGTAGCCTCTCCTGCCCTTTTAAATCCAATTAAATATGGAGCAAATATTGTTATTCACTCCTTAACCAAATTTATTGGAGGACAAGGAACTTCGCTTGGTGGTGCGGTTATCGATGCCGGCACTTTTGATTGGACCAATGGAAAATTTCCGGAATTTACAGAACCCTCAAAAGGATACCACGGTTTAATTTATACTGAAGCACTTGGAAATGCCGCTTTTATTGCCAAACTGAGATTAGAAGGCTTACGCGATTTTGGTGGATCACTAAGTCCTTTGAGTGCTTTTCAATTAATCCAAGGATTAGAAACATTAACCGTAAGAATAAAACAACATTCGATAAATGCACTTGAAATTGCACAATGGCTTGAAACTAAAGAAGAAGTGGCTTGGGTAAATTATCCCGGACTGAAAAGCAATAAATATTACAGATTAGCCAAAAAATATCTTCCAAAAGGACAAAGTGGAATTGTAACCTTTGGATTAAAAGGAGGTTTTGAAGCTGCTAAAAAATTTACAGATTCAACAAGCTTATTTTCTCTTCTTGCCAATATTGGCGATACCAAATCACTCATCATACATCCTGCAAGTACAACACATCAGCAACTAACCGAAGAACAACAATTAAGCACAGGAGTTAGCCAAGATTTAATTCGCCTATCCATAGGATTAGAAGATGTAGAAGATATAAAAGCAGATATAGAACAAGCTTTAAAAAAAACAAAATGA